A region of the Desertifilum tharense IPPAS B-1220 genome:
GGCACTTACTGGTTGTGGGGCCCGATTTTTTGGGCCAGTCGCCGCAACGCCAGTTACCGCAAACATCCCTACAGCGGATTTTGGAAAGGTCGCGTGTTAGATGTCTACGTTACAGATGACGTAGTGGGAACCGAAGAAACGGTGAATAGTCGGGGGGAGTTGGTGATTGTTGAAAACCGCGAACGTCGCCTCAATCTTGAAGTTGGAGATAAAACGGGATTCTATACCGAACTCCAGGTTCCCATTCGGCGAGATTACCGGGCGATTCGACCGGGACAAGTGGCCTTAATGTTAGTGATGTCTGACCGTCCGGATCTGAGCCGAATTTTACAAACCTCTGATGTTTACATCCCAAAGCTGAAACTCTGGGTTAGCGATTATCCTTGTGTGCGACGGGATGTGTTTGAAGAAGTTAGCCAAACGCTACGTCAACGTCGAACCCGTTCCCCTTCAGAGGGTCGTTCTGCTCGTCGTCCGGCGCGATCGCGTATGGAGTACGATCCTTACTAAATCATGACCTGTCCTTCTTGACCGTAAGCTTGCCAAGCCAGCTCAACTAAGCCATTGACAATCGCGGCAGCAACCACTGCACTCCCTTTACGCCCTTCAATTCGGATATGAGGGACAAGGGAATCATTGAGACGGTCTTTGGCGACATCGGCCTCTACAAACCCCGCAGGCGTGCCAATAATTAAAGCCGGCCGAATGACTTCCGTTTCTACTAATTCAATCAACGCCGATAATGCAGTTTGGGCCTGACCGACTACAAAAATTCCTTCTGGGTAGCGTCTAGCAAGGGTTTCTATGCCCCAGGCGGCTTTGCTTTTCTCTTTTTGGGGTCGGGTGAGCGTTTCCATGCTGCAATACACAGGGTTAGCAAAGGTATGTTGAATGGTGGGGGCAATTCCCACCTGTACCATAGGGACATCAACAATAATCGTGGTACGGGCAGCTAGGGCAGCGGCTCCGGATTGCAAAGCTTGTTCTGAAAAGTGAATCAGCGATTTATATTCAAAATCTGCCGTTGCATAAATGACTCTGCGGACAATTTCGTACTCCGCAGGTGAAAATGTATGTTCTCCAATTTCTTGGTCAATGATGCCCAAGCTTTGGGCGTCAGTCGTGTGCCATTCCATGCGCCACCAGCACTTCAGCTATCAGCTATCAGCTTATCAGGTTGTTGGGGTTTCAGTGGGTCTTGTTAAGGCGAGCAGAACAATTTCTAATGCCCTAAATTCTGGATTTGTGCCAGCGAAAGGGGAACTTAGGGAGCAGCAGGCTGTTTGAGTTTAAGCTCAATCCGTTCTCCTGGCTGGGGTTCAATGATTTGTGTGGGGAGATGGTGCTGCTGCAATTGAGCTTGTAATGCCTTGGCGCTGCCTTTGGCTTTGAGCAGGACGTTAATTAGACCTTCTAGGCGGATATCGCCCCCGGCGGCAGTGGGTAAGAGAAATTGAGGTCGGATCTGTTGGGCGAGTTCTAGGGCACGCTCAGGGCCTTGGATGATGGAACCGATCGCGGGAATCGATAAATTTATGATGGGCGCGATCGCAACATCTATGGGGGCTAGATCTTTTAACTGGGGGTCATGGTTGCCGTGGGGTTCGTAATATAAGCTGGTACCTTGGTGTAAATCTCGGATCAGATAGCCATTTTCTAGGGTAAATGGGCCTAGGGGGGTGCCTTGGGTTGCTCGAATTTCTAGATGGTTATCTAATTTCCAGGTTTCGCCTTTGAGTAGCGGGTAAACATGCCGATAGCCTAGCTTTTGCACCACTTTGGCTGCGCTTGCTGAGGCAACAACGGGAATGTTACGGTCTAGGCGTTTGAGGGTCGGAGGATGGGCGTGATCTTCTAACCCCTGAGAGAGCAAGATTAGATCGATGGATTCGGGAATGGGACGATCTTGCGATCGCACTCCTTTAAATAACCATTCTTGGTTGCCAAAGCTTAAAACCCCGACTAACCAAGGATCGATCGCAATCCGTTTCTGTGCGATTTCCACTAACCAGGAGTTACTATCCAACCAAGTCAGGTGCATCTGTTTATCATTAGAATATCTCCTCACTATTTTAGAGAATTGTGTTGGATTGTTAAGGATCTGGCTTGGGGCTTTGCCTTCCAGTCGATTGTGACTCTTGGGTAAAGGCGATCGCTTTTGATTGACACAAGTCCCTTGAGCAAGCCAAGATCGATGTAAAGTAAAGCTTTGTAAAGGCTTTGATGAATGTCATTAGACTTTATTTCGTTAGAGACCATTCAGGAAATTGCCCATCAATACGGTTACTGGACTGTCTTTCTAGGCATCATGTTGGAAAATACCGGCATTCCCTTACCGGGCGAAACCATTACCCTCGTCGGAGGCTTTTTAGCGGGGAACGGAGAACTGAACTATTGGTATGTTCTGGCTAGCGCGATCGCGGGTGCAGTGGTAGGCGACAATTTTGGTTACTGGATTGGTCGTACTGGAGGGTGGCCTTTTCTCGTCCGGATCGGTCAGCTTTTCCGGATTGATGAATCCCAGTTGCTTGCAGTCAAAACCCAATTTAGTGAAAATGCGGCGAGAGCCGTATTTTTAGGACGTTTTGTGGCGTTGCTGCGAATTTTTGCCGGCCCCATTGC
Encoded here:
- a CDS encoding phosphate ABC transporter permease, producing the protein MLIPLTRKKFEELIPTIATGNQYKHYWGKFPDFLRRLLISVIGVVVAFFARIATLGSSSGILIFAVGITVGTYWLWGPIFWASRRNASYRKHPYSGFWKGRVLDVYVTDDVVGTEETVNSRGELVIVENRERRLNLEVGDKTGFYTELQVPIRRDYRAIRPGQVALMLVMSDRPDLSRILQTSDVYIPKLKLWVSDYPCVRRDVFEEVSQTLRQRRTRSPSEGRSARRPARSRMEYDPY
- a CDS encoding precorrin-8X methylmutase; the encoded protein is MEWHTTDAQSLGIIDQEIGEHTFSPAEYEIVRRVIYATADFEYKSLIHFSEQALQSGAAALAARTTIIVDVPMVQVGIAPTIQHTFANPVYCSMETLTRPQKEKSKAAWGIETLARRYPEGIFVVGQAQTALSALIELVETEVIRPALIIGTPAGFVEADVAKDRLNDSLVPHIRIEGRKGSAVVAAAIVNGLVELAWQAYGQEGQVMI
- a CDS encoding DedA family protein translates to MSLDFISLETIQEIAHQYGYWTVFLGIMLENTGIPLPGETITLVGGFLAGNGELNYWYVLASAIAGAVVGDNFGYWIGRTGGWPFLVRIGQLFRIDESQLLAVKTQFSENAARAVFLGRFVALLRIFAGPIAGIAQMPYQLFLLCNLAGAALWASVTISLAFFVGRVVPLENLIAWVAQLGVFALFLVIAWIAVPLWWESRRKELKPGE
- a CDS encoding MBL fold metallo-hydrolase → MHLTWLDSNSWLVEIAQKRIAIDPWLVGVLSFGNQEWLFKGVRSQDRPIPESIDLILLSQGLEDHAHPPTLKRLDRNIPVVASASAAKVVQKLGYRHVYPLLKGETWKLDNHLEIRATQGTPLGPFTLENGYLIRDLHQGTSLYYEPHGNHDPQLKDLAPIDVAIAPIINLSIPAIGSIIQGPERALELAQQIRPQFLLPTAAGGDIRLEGLINVLLKAKGSAKALQAQLQQHHLPTQIIEPQPGERIELKLKQPAAP